Proteins from one Pongo abelii isolate AG06213 chromosome 19, NHGRI_mPonAbe1-v2.0_pri, whole genome shotgun sequence genomic window:
- the VTN gene encoding vitronectin isoform X1 yields MAPLRPLLILALLAWVALADQESCKGRCTEGFNADKKCQCDELCSYYQSCCTDYTAECKPQVTRGDVFTMPEDEYSVYDDGEEKNNATVHEQLGGPSLTPDFQAQPEGNPEQAPVLKPEEEAPAPEVGTSRPEGMDSRPETLHPGRPQPPAEEELCSGKPFDAFTDLKNGSLFAFRGESRAGVGDGGLPQEHPRSHTTSSTLGQYCYELDEKAVRPGYPKLIRDVWGIEGPIDAAFTRINCQGKTYLFKGSQYWRFEDGVLDPDYPRNISDGFDGIPDNVDAALALPAHSYSGRERVYFFKGKQYWEYQFQHQPSQEECEGSSLSAVFEHFAMMQRDSWEDIFELLFWGRTSAGTRQPQFISRDWHGVPGQVDAAMAGRIYISGMAPRPALAKKQKFRRRNRKGYRSHRGHSRGRNQNSRRPSHAMWLSLFSSEDSNLGANNYDDYRMDWLVPATCEPIQSVFFFSGDKYYRVNLRTRRVDAVDPPYPRSIAQYWLGCPAPGHL; encoded by the exons ATGGCACCCCTGAGACCCCTTCTCATACTGGCCCTGCTGGCATGGGTTGCTCTGGCTGACCAAG AGTCATGCAAGGGCCGCTGCACTGAGGGCTTCAACGCGGACAAGAAATGCCAGTGTGACGAGCTCTGCTCTTACTACCAGAGCTGCTGCACAGACTATACGGCTGAGTGCAAGCCCCAAG TGACTCGTGGGGATGTGTTCACTATGCCGGAGGATGAGTACTCGGTCTATGACGATGGTGAGGAGAAAAACAATGCCACCGTCCACGAACAGCTGGGGGGCCCCTCCCTGACCCCTGACTTCCAGGCCCAGCCCGAAGGGAATCCTGAGCAGGCACCTGTTCTGAAACCTGAGGAAGAGGCCCCTGCGCCTGAGGTGGGCACCTCTAGGCCTGAGGGGATGGACTCAAGGCCTGAGACCCTTCATCCAGGGAGACCTCAGCCCCCAGCAGAGGAGGAGCTGTGCAGTGGGAAGCCCTTCGACGCCTTCACTGACCTCAAGAACGgttccctctttgccttccgAGGTGAATCCAGGGCAGGTGTTGGGGATGGGGGTCTGCCCCAGGAGCATCCCCGCTCTCACACCACCTCCTCCACTCTAGGGCAGTACTGCTATGAACTGGATGAAAAGGCAGTGAGGCCTGGGTACCCCAAGCTCATCCGAGATGTCTGGGGCATCGAGGGCCCCATCGATGCCGCCTTCACCCGCATCAACTGTCAGGGGAAGACCTACCTCTTCAAG GGTAGTCAGTACTGGCGCTTTGAGGATGGCGTCCTGGACCCTGATTACCCCCGAAATATCTCTGATGGCTTCGATGGCATCCCGGACAACGTGGATGCAGCCTTGGCCCTCCCTGCCCATAGCTACAGTGGCCGGGAGCGGGTCTACTTCTTCAAGG GGAAACAGTACTGGGAGTACCAGTTCCAGCACCAGCCCAGTCAGGAGGAGTGTGAAGGCAGCTCCCTGTCGGCTGTGTTTGAACACTTTGCCATGATGCAGCGGGACAGCTGGGAGGACATCTTCGAGCTTCTCTTCTGGGGCAGAACCTCTG CTGGTACCAGACAGCCCCAGTTCATTAGCCGGGACTGGCACGGTGTGCCAGGGCAAGTGGACGCAGCCATGGCTGGCCGCATCTACATCTCAGGCATGGCACCCCGCCCCGCCTTGGCCAAGAAGCAAAAGTTTAGGCGTCGCAACCGCAAAGGCTACCGTTCACACCGAGGCCACAGCCGTGGCCGCAACCAGAACTCCCGCCGGCCATCCCACGCCATGTGGCTGTCCTTGTTCTCCAGTGAGGACAGCAACTTGGGAGCCAACAACTATGATGACTACAGGATGGACTGGCTTGTGCCTGCCACCTGTGAACCCATCCAGAGTGTCTTCTTCTTCTCTGGAG ATAAGTACTACCGAGTCAACCTTCGCACACGGCGAGTGGACGCTGTGGACCCTCCCTACCCACGCTCTATCGCTCAGTACTGGCTGGGCTGCCCAGCTCCTGGCCATCTGTAG
- the VTN gene encoding vitronectin precursor (The RefSeq protein has 1 substitution compared to this genomic sequence), whose amino-acid sequence MAPLRPLLILALLAWVALADQESCKGRCTEGFNADKKCQCDELCSYYQSCCTDYTAECKPQVTRGDVFTMPEDEYSVYDDGEEKNNATVHEQLGGPSLTPDFQAQPEGNPEQAPVLKPEEEAPAPEVGTSRPEGMDSRPETLHPGRPQPPAEEELCSGKPFDAFTDLKNGSLFAFRGQYCYELDEKAVRPGYPKLIRDVWGIEGPIDAAFTRINCQGKTYLFKGSQYWRFEDGVLDPDYPRNISDGFDGIPDNVDAALALPAHSYSGRERVYFFKGKQYWEYQFQHQPSQEECEGSSLSAVFEHFAMIQRDSWEDIFELLFWGRTSAGTRQPQFISRDWHGVPGQVDAAMAGRIYISGMAPRPALAKKQKFRRRNRKGYRSHRGHSRGRNQNSRRPSHAMWLSLFSSEDSNLGANNYDDYRMDWLVPATCEPIQSVFFFSGDKYYRVNLRTRRVDAVDPPYPRSIAQYWLGCPAPGHL is encoded by the exons ATGGCACCCCTGAGACCCCTTCTCATACTGGCCCTGCTGGCATGGGTTGCTCTGGCTGACCAAG AGTCATGCAAGGGCCGCTGCACTGAGGGCTTCAACGCGGACAAGAAATGCCAGTGTGACGAGCTCTGCTCTTACTACCAGAGCTGCTGCACAGACTATACGGCTGAGTGCAAGCCCCAAG TGACTCGTGGGGATGTGTTCACTATGCCGGAGGATGAGTACTCGGTCTATGACGATGGTGAGGAGAAAAACAATGCCACCGTCCACGAACAGCTGGGGGGCCCCTCCCTGACCCCTGACTTCCAGGCCCAGCCCGAAGGGAATCCTGAGCAGGCACCTGTTCTGAAACCTGAGGAAGAGGCCCCTGCGCCTGAGGTGGGCACCTCTAGGCCTGAGGGGATGGACTCAAGGCCTGAGACCCTTCATCCAGGGAGACCTCAGCCCCCAGCAGAGGAGGAGCTGTGCAGTGGGAAGCCCTTCGACGCCTTCACTGACCTCAAGAACGgttccctctttgccttccgAG GGCAGTACTGCTATGAACTGGATGAAAAGGCAGTGAGGCCTGGGTACCCCAAGCTCATCCGAGATGTCTGGGGCATCGAGGGCCCCATCGATGCCGCCTTCACCCGCATCAACTGTCAGGGGAAGACCTACCTCTTCAAG GGTAGTCAGTACTGGCGCTTTGAGGATGGCGTCCTGGACCCTGATTACCCCCGAAATATCTCTGATGGCTTCGATGGCATCCCGGACAACGTGGATGCAGCCTTGGCCCTCCCTGCCCATAGCTACAGTGGCCGGGAGCGGGTCTACTTCTTCAAGG GGAAACAGTACTGGGAGTACCAGTTCCAGCACCAGCCCAGTCAGGAGGAGTGTGAAGGCAGCTCCCTGTCGGCTGTGTTTGAACACTTTGCCATGATGCAGCGGGACAGCTGGGAGGACATCTTCGAGCTTCTCTTCTGGGGCAGAACCTCTG CTGGTACCAGACAGCCCCAGTTCATTAGCCGGGACTGGCACGGTGTGCCAGGGCAAGTGGACGCAGCCATGGCTGGCCGCATCTACATCTCAGGCATGGCACCCCGCCCCGCCTTGGCCAAGAAGCAAAAGTTTAGGCGTCGCAACCGCAAAGGCTACCGTTCACACCGAGGCCACAGCCGTGGCCGCAACCAGAACTCCCGCCGGCCATCCCACGCCATGTGGCTGTCCTTGTTCTCCAGTGAGGACAGCAACTTGGGAGCCAACAACTATGATGACTACAGGATGGACTGGCTTGTGCCTGCCACCTGTGAACCCATCCAGAGTGTCTTCTTCTTCTCTGGAG ATAAGTACTACCGAGTCAACCTTCGCACACGGCGAGTGGACGCTGTGGACCCTCCCTACCCACGCTCTATCGCTCAGTACTGGCTGGGCTGCCCAGCTCCTGGCCATCTGTAG